atATTCAAAATCAGTGTCTATCTATGGatagcttgtttttttaatacctACTGAAGTCACAAATCAATAAAAGTAACATTCTCCAATAAGAAACACAGTAGCTTAATGTTGGTCAAATACTGGATCAACTTAGAGAGTTAGAACCTGATTGCTGACatacaaatattataaaattatgACTTTATTAAGCACTAATGTAACTTAATATCTATTTAATTTAAGAGAAAAACATTCTCATGTAACAGCAAATCAGGGAACCGATTATGAGGTGAACTTGTGCTATTAGTATTACCTATATTATACCTATACCTATATACCCACCAGTCATGTAGAAATCCTTCACAGTAAGCTGTGGGGGGACTAGAGGTTCAGTGAGGACAGCTTGGTTCACTGCCTGAAAGAGATAAGCCAGAtatctcatcatcatcatggagAATGACAACAAGTGACTGGAGATAAACTAACTGTAAGAACTAACTCTTAAATGAAGCTTAATTAGTGTCTTCTCTATGATGAGGTGAAAATGCTTGAGGAACATAATAGCTGACCTTATACAACTCATTAGCCTGCTTAAAGTAGTTGGCCTCCTCGACGTTGTCATACTGCACCAGATTTGGGGAAACCTCATACAGTCTATCACGCACTTCCTCAACAGTGTCATAGGGCAGAGCCACTCCAGCAAGCTACAATGAGAATGTGAAATTAACAACACTAagtattatatcatattatatagCATGATTACTTTGTATTGTAGTTCACCTCAGATATTGCCCTGATGATCTTCCAGTCTTCCCTGGCCATGCCTGGAGGAGTCACTGCTACTCTGGTCTGCTGTGCACGGCCCTCAGTGTTCACATAGGTGCTACATTTCTCAGTATATGCAGCACCAGGAAGTATGATATCGGCCATTGGTGCACCAACATCGCCATGGTGACCTGAGCAGTTATGGCAGAGTTTTGAAATTAACCTTGATTATTATTGGAGAATTTTCTAAAACTTTATCACTTTTGACTTgcataaaaatgtgcaaaaaatacTTCTGGTATTTGTAACTCACTATGTCGACACATTTGATGACACAGAAGTTATAGAACATGGTTCCCTGCCTGATTAAGGGTTAAGATGAACATATACAAAAGGGTGACAAATTAAGGTGTAAAGTAAGGTGTTTTTCTACATAAGCACACAAATTTGTCTCATTCCCTCAAATTGCACTGTGATGATTATAGTGGAGAGTGCTATAATGCATCCTTTTGAGCTCTCTCACAATTAGGAATGATTCACATACTCATCAGTGAACCTGTTTGTACTGTATAGAAGCCTttgcagtattttcttttttttttttttttttgctcatttgCTCAGGTTTTACTTCATTTCTGTCCTCACTCTTCTGTACATGCAAAAACCTATCATGACAGGAATCACCCTGTCTACCTCAGATACCATacattaaataatgtaaatgagAGATCATAGAAAGAGCTTCTGTTGATGTGCAGTAAAACAGCTGACCTTGATAAATTATGATGCTATCCTTAGTTAGTTCTTGGCGAGTAATGCAACCAGCATCAGCTCCTAGTAGAAACAAAACTTTGGGTGGGTTCTTCCTGATAGCTTCTACTCCTGGCTTGTACCCAAGATCAAGTGCAGCCACTTGACTGGCAACCCTAAAGACAAAATGTTACAGATATTACAATAAGAATCTATCTTAAACACATCCCTATAACTAAAAACTTTCTCTCCAATCTTCCAAGACTATGACCTGTGAAGGACATTGAAAACCTTCCAGGTTTTCTCCACTCCACCGCTGAGCACGTTCTGAGTAATGGTTGATAAAGCCGCCATTATGGCAGCTCCATCCTGTCTCTGCAGGCAACTGCTGccaaccacaacaacaggaTGCTTCGCTTTAGCCAGGACCTgcaaaaggaaataaattaaactaaatcaGAATGAAAAGTTTTTTAAGTTGAATCACAACAGCCATTCTTCCAGAGTGTTACCTGGGAAAATGGATGAGTTCCTGATGCAATTTCTTGAAGAATCCTGGGAGACTCACCAAGATAGTCATAGGTATAACTTAAGTCCACTTCCTTTCCCACTAGAGCAACTTGCAACTCATTGTGAAGCCAGCTAAAGCAGAGGCAACAATAGTCAATTTGTTCCCAACATCCTTCAGATTACAAGTTCATCACTGTTTATTAGCTAACATTCAACATACCTTTTTCGAATTCGTGCATTGAAAAGGGGAGCTTCATAGCGTGGGTTGGTGCCAACCAAAAGTAGCATGTCTGCTTCTTCAATACCAACAATCCCAGTATTTAGAAGATAGTTTGAACGCAGGTCAGATCTAAGCCaatgtaaaaaaacagaaagttaatATCACTGGCTTTGCTGCATTCTCAGTTTTCATATTTTGGTGATCTTACCCAGCTCCTTCCATAGGGAACACCTCCTCAGTGTATAGGTTGTCACTATTCAAACGGTTTAGCATGTCTTTCAGGGAAATGAGAGCTTCTGCATCCACCAAGCCTCCTACAACAGCAGCTACATCATTTCCTTTGACTCCTTGCAACTGTCACAAAACACAGGTGCCATTAGAACTGCCTTGGCTGAAACCCTGAGTTGTAAATTGTTTCAGTAGGAAATTTCATTATAAATTACGCACTACTCCAGCAACTCGAGTCAGCACATCTTCCCAGGTTGTGGGAATCAACTGCCCAGATTCATTTTTCACCATTGGCTGAGTAAGCCTTTGCCTTTTAAGTCCATCATAAGCAAACCTACCAGGATGGAACAAACCAGAGTTTAGCAGTGATGCAAACATTAGGAAAAAACTTACATGTGTGACGTGTACATGTAAACCTCATGTGTTTGGATAGAAAAACCTGGTTTTATCCGAAATCCACTCCTCATTAATATCCTCATTAAGACGAGGCAGGATTCTCATCACCTCTCCACCACGAGTGCTCACCACAATGTTACTACCTACTGCATCCAGAACATCAATAGATTCAGTcttcctaaaaaaaaataaaagaaatgagtaaaaaacacatttctgacaaCAGAAAATTCCTTGAATTCTAAAGTAGAATTCAAAAACCTGGTCTCCCAGGGGCGAGCAGTGAATGCATATGGTTTAGAAGTTAGGGCTCCCACTGGGCATATATCAATAATATTCCCAGATAACTCTGACATGAACATCTTCTCCACATAAGTCCCAATCTGGAGGTCATTGCCTCTGCCGGTGGTGCCTAGGTCCTCCACACCCGCAATCTCACTGGCAAAGCTGTAGGAACAAAACATGTACTTATTTTCATATTCTAAAGTTACACAGCAACGTAACTTACTCTAGATACTGACTCACCGCACACAGCGAGTGCACTGGATACAGCGTGTCATAATGGTTTTGATGAGAGGGCCAATGTTTTTGTCTTCCACGGCTCTTTTT
This Anabas testudineus chromosome 21, fAnaTes1.2, whole genome shotgun sequence DNA region includes the following protein-coding sequences:
- the LOC113172914 gene encoding NADH-ubiquinone oxidoreductase 75 kDa subunit, mitochondrial isoform X1, with product MLRLPVVSRSFLPAAITKGGAAATNNARTAATATAAASNLLEVFVDGKPVIVEAGTTVLQACEKAGMQIPRFCYHERLSVAGNCRMCLVEIEKVPKPVAACAMPVMKGWNILTNSEKTRKAREGVMEFLLANHPLDCPICDQGGECDLQDQSMQFGSDRSRFTEGKRAVEDKNIGPLIKTIMTRCIQCTRCVRFASEIAGVEDLGTTGRGNDLQIGTYVEKMFMSELSGNIIDICPVGALTSKPYAFTARPWETRKTESIDVLDAVGSNIVVSTRGGEVMRILPRLNEDINEEWISDKTRFAYDGLKRQRLTQPMVKNESGQLIPTTWEDVLTRVAGVLQGVKGNDVAAVVGGLVDAEALISLKDMLNRLNSDNLYTEEVFPMEGAGSDLRSNYLLNTGIVGIEEADMLLLVGTNPRYEAPLFNARIRKSWLHNELQVALVGKEVDLSYTYDYLGESPRILQEIASGTHPFSQVLAKAKHPVVVVGSSCLQRQDGAAIMAALSTITQNVLSGGVEKTWKVFNVLHRVASQVAALDLGYKPGVEAIRKNPPKVLFLLGADAGCITRQELTKDSIIIYQGHHGDVGAPMADIILPGAAYTEKCSTYVNTEGRAQQTRVAVTPPGMAREDWKIIRAISELAGVALPYDTVEEVRDRLYEVSPNLVQYDNVEEANYFKQANELYKAVNQAVLTEPLVPPQLTVKDFYMTDPISRASQTMAKCVKAVTEGAQAVDEPAIC
- the LOC113172914 gene encoding NADH-ubiquinone oxidoreductase 75 kDa subunit, mitochondrial isoform X2; the encoded protein is MPVAACAMPVMKGWNILTNSEKTRKAREGVMEFLLANHPLDCPICDQGGECDLQDQSMQFGSDRSRFTEGKRAVEDKNIGPLIKTIMTRCIQCTRCVRFASEIAGVEDLGTTGRGNDLQIGTYVEKMFMSELSGNIIDICPVGALTSKPYAFTARPWETRKTESIDVLDAVGSNIVVSTRGGEVMRILPRLNEDINEEWISDKTRFAYDGLKRQRLTQPMVKNESGQLIPTTWEDVLTRVAGVLQGVKGNDVAAVVGGLVDAEALISLKDMLNRLNSDNLYTEEVFPMEGAGSDLRSNYLLNTGIVGIEEADMLLLVGTNPRYEAPLFNARIRKSWLHNELQVALVGKEVDLSYTYDYLGESPRILQEIASGTHPFSQVLAKAKHPVVVVGSSCLQRQDGAAIMAALSTITQNVLSGGVEKTWKVFNVLHRVASQVAALDLGYKPGVEAIRKNPPKVLFLLGADAGCITRQELTKDSIIIYQGHHGDVGAPMADIILPGAAYTEKCSTYVNTEGRAQQTRVAVTPPGMAREDWKIIRAISELAGVALPYDTVEEVRDRLYEVSPNLVQYDNVEEANYFKQANELYKAVNQAVLTEPLVPPQLTVKDFYMTDPISRASQTMAKCVKAVTEGAQAVDEPAIC